The following nucleotide sequence is from Chloroflexota bacterium.
TGATCGTCAGGACTTCGGCGCCTAGCTCCTCCAAGCGCTGAACCGCGCGGATGCGCTGGCAGGTCCGGTCGTCCTCGGAGCGATCGCTCAGCCAGCGTGGCCACTCGCTGCGGTCGGGTAACTCGCTGCGGGCCAGCAAGACCAGCCTGGCCTGCACGGTTGCCGCAAGGTGCTCGGCCAGCATCAGGCCGATGTCACCCAGGCCGCCGGTGATCAAATAGGTGCCGTGCTCGCGTAGCGCAGTCCGGGCAGGGGCATCCAAGCGCACCGGCTTGTAGGCGGCGACCCAGCGCTGGTTATTGCGGTAGGCCACCAGCGGTTCGGCCGACTGGGTCAGCAACTCGCGGGCCAGCAGGTCGAGCAGTTCGCGCTCTTCCGTGCTGCCCCGCTGCGGCAGCCCGAGGTCGATGGTGCGGCAACCGATGCCTTGCAACTCCTGCGGGATAACTCGCGCCGGGCCAAGGATCGCCGCCAGATCGGGGTTGATTGTTTCGGTGCCGATAACACTGTGGACGGCGGCGCAAACCACGGCGATCTCAGGCGCGCTTGCGAGGCTCGCCGGCCCAAGGGCCTGCGCCAGGGCCAGCAGGCTGTAGAAGCTGACTCGCTGGGTCGCGGCGAACTGATCGCCGGTCGCGGAAGGCGTTGCATCAAGCGACCAGAGGTGCGCGACCATCAGGCGGGACTGCGCTTCGCTGCTCAGGGATTGCAATAGGCGCAGGTAATCCTCGGGGGCGTCCGGGCGCACGTCGAAGGTCTGGTGATCGATGCGGGCGAAGCCATCGCCGCGCCGAACGCGCACAACGCTGTCGCCGGCCTGTTCGAGCCGGACGCCAAGCTCGCGGCCGAGGCCTCGCTCGTCAACAAAAACCAGCCAGTGCTTGCCGCTGGTCGGGGCGGGTGCCAGCAAGGCGAGCGCATGCGGCTCCCAGACCGGCCGGTAAAACCAATCGGCGATATCGGCCTGCTTGCCGCGGGCCGGCCGCGCCGGAGCCAAGGTCGTCGGCACGCTGTCAAGATCGATCCAGAAGCGCTCGCGCTCAAAGGGATACGGCGGCAGCGCAACCGAGCGGCGCCGCTCGGCGCCAGCGAACGCGGCCCAATCAACCCGCGCCCCAGCGACCCAGAGGCGGCCCAGCGCCGACAGCGCCGCTGCCAGCTCGGACTGGGCCTCGTGCTTGGCCGGCAGGGTGGCTACTATATCGGCGAAGCGCTGGCGATCGCAGGCGGGATGCTGCCTAGCGAACGACCCCAGCGCCTGGCCCGGACCTATCTCCACGAGCATCATGGCCGGATCGGCGAGCAGCGAACCCAGGGCAGGGGCGAATTGGACGGTCTCGACCATGTGCCGTGCCCAGTAGGCAGGGTCGGTGGCCTGCTCAACAGTGATCCAGGTGCCGGTAACATTGGATAGGTACGGGAGGGAAGGCGAGTTGAAGGTCAAAGTGGTGGCGAACGCAGTCAGCGCTTCTTGCGCCGGCGCCAGCATCGTCGAGTGGAAGGCATGGCTGGTTTCCACCGGGCGGCAGGCGATCTCGGCCTGGCTGAGCCGCTCCGACAGGGCGTTCAGCGCGGCGTGCGGGCCGGCGAGGACGCAGGTACTTGGGCTGTTGACCGCCGCCAGGCACACCTCGCCACCCAAATACGACTGGATCGCATCCGCGCCTGCCGCTACCGCCAGCATCGCGCCTTTCGGCAGCGCCTGGATCAGCTGGGCGCGCCGGGCGACCAGCGCTAGGGCGTCCTCCAGGCTCAGCACGCCGGAGATCGTTGCGGCGACATACTCGCCCAAGCTGTAGCCCAGCAATGCCTGCGGTCGCACGCCCCAGGTCATCATCAATTGGGCCAGGGCATACTCGACCACAAACACCGCCGGCTGCGCCAGCGCCGTCTGGTGCAGCGGCCCGTCCGCAACTCCGTTGCGCCCTAGCAGTCCGTGTCCGGCCGCCGGAGCAGCCGGCAGGTTGGACGGATAGAGCGCCGCCCGCAGTTCCGCCGCATCCAGCGGCGGCAATAGGGCTAGCGCATGGTCGACCGCGGTGCGAAAAACCACTTCATTGGCGTAGAGGCCCTTGGCCATACCGGCGTAGTGGTCGCCGACGCCAGCGAACACAAAGGCCACCGGGCGTTCCTGGCCGACATGGCCGGTGTGAATGCGGCCATTCTGGCCGCTCAGGCCAGCGATCGCCTCTGCAACATCGCGGCAAATCACCGCCCGGCGATGGGCGAAGTGTTTTCTACGGCGTTGCAGCGTGTGGGCGACGTCAGCGAGATCACAGTCTGGGTTGCGGTGGAGATAGCCCAGCAGGTTTTCGGTCGCCTTTTCCAAGGCGGTCGGAGTCCTGGCAGATAAAAGCAACACATGGGTCGGGCGGGCGGCGCTCAGCGGCTCGGACGGCGGAGCCTCCTCCAAAATCACATGGGCGTTGGTTCCCGACCAGCCAAACGAGCTCACCCCGGCCAAGCGCGGCCCGTCGGCGACCGTCCAAGGGGTCAGGCTGGTTGGCACGACAAACGGCGCGCCGCCCTTGGGAATACCCGGATTCAGCGTCTTGAAATTCAGATGCGGCGGAATTTGCTTATGCTGCAAAGACAAGACGGTCTTGATCAGCCCGGCGACTCCCGAGCCGGCGGCCAGATGGCCGATATTCGTTTTAACCGCGCCGACGTAGAGCGGCTGATCAGGCGATCGGCCTTTGCCCAGCACAGCCCGCAGCGACTCCATCTCGATCGGATCGCCCAGCGAGGTGCCGGAACCGTGAGCCTCAACATAGCTAATCTGCTGGGGCTTCAGCCCGGCCACCGCCAGGGCTTTGCGGATCACCGCCTGCTGGGCCAGGCCGTTGGGGGCGGTGATGCTGCTGCTGCGGCCATCCTCGTTGACCGCCGAGCCGCGGATAATCGCCCGAACCTGATCGCCGTCCTTGATGGCGTCGGAAAGGCGCTTGAGTACCACGAAGCCGCAACCTTCGCCGATCACAAAGCCATCGGCGGCGGCGTCGAAGGTCTTACAGCGGCCATCGCTGGAGAACATGCGCATCTTGCACAGGCTGACAAACGAGTCGGGCAGGATTACCACGTTGGAGCCGCCGACCAGCGCCAGGTTGCTTTCCTTGCTTTGCAGGCTCTGCACGGCCAGGTGGGTCGCCACGAGCGTCGACGAGCAGGCGGTGTCCAAGGTCATCGTCGGCCCCTGGAGATCAAGCAGGTAGGCCAGGCGTCCGGCGGCCATGCTGGACGAACTGCCGGTGCTGAAGTATGGGTCGTTGAAACACTCGGCGCCGTCGGCGTAGAGCTGGCGCACGGGATAGTCGTTGTTGATCAGCCCGATGAACACGCCGGTCTGGCTGCCGGCCAGACTGTCAATCTGCTGGCCGGCATCTTCGAGGGCCTGCCAGGCGACCTCCAGCAGGAGGCGATGCTGCGGATCCATGCGCAGAGCTTCGCGCGGCGAAAGGCCAAAAAAACTGGCGTCAAACATCGGCGCGTCGGTCAGGAAGCTGCCCCAGCGGGTATACATTTTGCCCGGCGCATCCGGATTGGGATCGTAGTAGGCGTCGATATCCCAGCGGTCGGACGGCACCTCGATGATCGAGTCCTGGCCTTGCTTCAGGAATTCCCAGAAGGCATCCGGTGTCACCAAACCGCCGGGGAAGCGGCAGCCGATGCCAATCACGGCGACAGGCTCGGGCTTGGGCCGCAGGTACTCGGCCAGCAAGGCTTTCTTATCGGGCGTCAGGCTCTTGAGAAGTTGTTCCAAGGGATTACTCATCGATCTCACCTTGAGCCAATGGCTCGATATCGAGGGCATGCTGAAGCTCATCCATCGAAAGTTCGCCGATCGCCGACAGCAGCGCAGCCAGATCGTCGCTGTCTTCAAGCTCGGGCGCGGCAGCTAGGTCGGCGCTGGCGGGGTCGTCCGGCTCCTCCGTCGGCGCTAGCGAAATCTGCATGCGCTCGATCAGATGGGAGGACAGGGCGGCGATTGATTGATGGTTCCAGATCAGCGTGACAGGGAAGCTCAGACCCACGCTGTCTTCAAGGAGGTTCCTGAGTTCAAGCGCCATCAGTGAGTCAAGGCCCACACTGCCCAGCGGGGTCTGCGAGTCAAGTGCCGAGGTGGGAATGCGCAACACCTGCTGGACCAGCTTGGCGACATGGGTCTCCATGATCGCCAGGCGCTGCTCGGGAGGCGATTCCTCCAGCAGCGGGCGAAGCCGGGTCTGCGCTGGCTGCTCGCTGGCACTTTGGTCGAGTTCTTCGACTAGGCGCCGAAACAGTGATGAGGCGGCCGCCTTGGGATAGTATTGCAGCCACTGGCGCAGGTTGAAGGGCAGCACATTGGCCTGGACCGGGTTGGCACGGATCAGGCGCTCCAGCGCCGCCAAGCCCTCGGCGGGCGTCATGCTTTTCATGCCGCGGTAAGCGATGCGCTCGCCGCGATTGGCCTGGGCCGCCGCCAGGCCCACGTCGGCCCACGGCCCCCAGTTGATCGCTAGCGCCGGCAACCCTTGGGCGCGGCGGTAATGGGCCAGCCCGTCGAGGAAGGCATTGGCCGCAGCGTAGTTGCCCTGGCCGGGCGAGCCAAGCGTAGCCGCTGCCGACGAGAACAGGATAAAGTGGTCGAGCGCCCGATCGCGGGTCAGGATGTGAAGATTCCAAGATCCGGTGACCTTGGGGTCCATGACGGTTTTGAAACGCTCGGGGGTGAGCTGAAGCAGCACGCCGTCATCAAGCACGCCGGCGGCGTGGATGACTCCGCGCAACGGGGGCATCGTCGCATCGATATCGTCGAACAGGGCCGCTAGCGCGGCGGGCTGGGCGACATCGGCTTGGGACACTCGCACGGTCGCCCCGAGCGCTCGCAGATCCTCGACCGCCGCGCTGGCGGCCGCCCCCGGCCGGCTGCGCCCGAGAAGAACCAGATGGCGTACCCCGCGTTCGACCAGCCAGCGGGCGACAGCTATGCCCAGCCCCCCGAGGCCGCCAGTGATCAGGTAGGTGCCGGCATCCCAGGCCGCTGCGGCGGGCCGAGCCGCAACGATCGGAAGCTCTTCATCGTCGTCGATTCTGATAACGATCTTGCCGATGTGCCGGGCCTGAGCCATCATCCGGTAGGCATCGGCGACCTGTCCCATCGAAAAAACGCGGCAGTGGCGGGTGAGCAGAGAGTCGCCGGCAAACAAAGCCATCGCTTCGCGGAAGATCGCCCCGATCATCTCCGGCTCTTCGCGCAACGTATCAAGATCGACCAGCGAGAAGGTCAGGTTCTTCAAAAACGGCCGCATGCCGAGTTTGTTGTCCTCGTAGTAGTCGCGTTTGCCGATCTCAATAAAGCGGCCGCGGTGGCGCAGCAGGTTGAGGCTTTCCTTGATGTAATCGCCAGCCAGCGAATTCAGCACTACGTCGATGCCCTCACCGTTGGTGACTTCGCGCACCTCGTCGGCGAAGTCCAGCGAGCGCGAGTTCATCACGTGGGACACGCCAAGCTCGCGCAGCAAGGCCCGCTTTTCGGGCGAGCCGGCGGTGGCGAAGATTTCAGCGCCCACGTGCTGAGCGATCTGGATCGCCGCTAGGCCGACGCCGCCGGTCGCAGAGTGGATCAGGACGCGTTCGCCCTTGGAAAGCCGGCCTGTGACAACCAACGAGTAGTAAGCGGTCAGAATGGCGAAAGGCAGCGCCGCAGCTTGCTCAAGGGTCAGGTGGTCGGGTTTGGCGACGATCAGGTTCTGCGTGGAGATCGAGTGTGATACCGTCAGGCTCTTGAACCAGCCGACCACTTCCTGTCCGACCGTGAAGCCGGTTACGTTGGCGCCAAGGGCCACGATCGTGCCCGCGCATTCGCGCAATGAAGACACGCCCTCGATCTCGCTGCTATTGCCCGGAATAGCGCCGAGGGCGGTCAGCACGTCGCGGAAGTTCAAGCCCCAAGCGCGGACTTTAATCTCAATATCATCTGGGCCGATCGGTTGCCGCGCCATGGCGCGGATCGCCAGCCGATCCAGCGAGCCTGGCGGCGAGGCATCCAGGCCGAATGGCTGGTCGCCGGCCCGCGCGAGGGTCCGTGGTTGCTCCGCCGAGCCGTCGACGCCAAGCCCACGGCTGAGCCGAGCCACGAAACGCTGGTCGGGGCGGAGGGCGACCCGATCGTCCTTACCGCAGCAGATTTCATTGAAGAGTTCCGAGGCTTCGTCCAGACCCGGTGCGGCGCTCAGGTCGATTCGCACGCACTCCAACTGGGCAAACTCGTGGCTGATAACGTTGGACAGCCCGGTCAGCGGAGTTTGCGCCACGGCCACCGCCTCATTTGGGCTGGCAGCATCGGCGCCGCGGGTGATGATCCAAAGCCGGGGGTAATCGCGCCAGCCGGCATAGCCGATGGCTTGCAGGAGAAACAGCGGCGCAGTGGCGGTGAAATCCTGCGCGGACAGCAAGGCATCGAGGCTCGCCTCGGCGTCGCGGCCGGACTTGCCTCCCCACAGGTAGACAATGCCGCGGCACGGCGCATTGGCGCCTCCAAAGGCTTCCTTGAGAAGCTGCTTGTAAGCTTTGTGATCGTGCGGGTTGATCTCATAGCGCCGCCCGCCGAGCGCCTGAAAACGCTCACCCGGCGCGACCAGCACAGGATGCTGGCCATGCGCTTCCAGCGCAGCCGCCAAGTCGCGGGCGACCGGAGTTTGGTCGCTGAAGATCAGCCAGCCGCCGGCAGCGCCGTTCGACCACGGAGCGAGCGCCGCGTCAAAGGCCGGCCTGACCTGCGCTTCCCATTGCAAGGTGTACATCCAGCTATCAATGTGATCGTCCCCGGCAGCCCGCGCCTCGAGCACCTTAACTTGCAGTCCTTCGACGCGCATCACCGGCTGCCCTGACTGATCGAGAAGCAGGAGGTCGCCTTCAAATGAAACATCGGCGGTGGGAGCCGCGGTGCTCAGGCGCGTGTGGACCCAGAGCGGCTCTGCGGCCTGCGGCTTGCGCAGGGCCTGGATGCGCCGAACGCCCACCGGCAAGGTTACAGCCGGTTCGGCGCCGTTGCGGTGGGGATCAAGCGCCACAAAGGATTGGAAGCATGCGTCAAGCAAGGCCGGATGCAGCTCGTAGGCGCCGTAGTCAGCTTGAATATCCGCCGGTGCCACGATACGCGCCAGTACCTCGCCATCACCCAGCCGTAGCTCGGTGATGCCTTGGAAGGCCGGCCCGTATTCCAATCCCTGCTCGGCAAGTTGCGCATAGTAGGTCGCGGCGGACATGGTTTTGTCGCAACGCGTCGCCACGGCGTCGAACGACTCCGGGACATCTAGCACCGGCAGGCCGCCGCGCACAACCTCGCCCGTGGCGTGCTCCTGCCACGACTCGTTCTCGGCACTGCGGCTGAAGATCTGGAACATCGCCGTGTCGCCAGACTCGCGCAGTGCCACCTGGACGACCCGGATTTCGTCCGGCCGCAGGCTGAGCATCTGCTTGAAACGGACATCGCCCAGGCGGTATCGCGTATCGGCCCACACGGCGCGCGCTGCCGCCAGGCCCATCTCCACGTAGGCGGCGCCTGGAACAAC
It contains:
- a CDS encoding type I polyketide synthase; this encodes MTSFPMTTFGVCFPEHRYKEEWTPLSLRTASAELRMDEKLNRLTELSAEKRALLAKQLRAANGPAQLLMSDPIAVIGIGCRFPGNANSPEAYWELLRDGVDAISEIPADRWDLQSLYDPNPDVPGKMISKWGGFIDQIDHFDPAFFSISPREANNMDPQQRIFLEVAWEALEHAGQAVDQLAGSSTGVFVGVCGSEYGSVADTHDDLINPYTGTGKAPNIIAGRLSYLLDLHGPSVAVDTACSSSLLAVHLACQSLRVGECSMALAGGVNVILAPQTNIMASKMRIMSPDGRCKTFDSRANGYVRGEGCGVVVLKRFSDALADKDPILALIRGSAANQDGKSAGLTAPNGSSQEALLRAALANSGVEPHQIGYVETHGTGTELGDPIEVASLTTVVGQPRPQDQRCFLGAVKTNIGHLEAAAGIAGMIKAILSLRYEAVPPNLHFERLNPHITLSNTPFVVPTKLQPWPAAANRRFAGINSFGWSGTNVHVVLEEAPRALQPAVVNPPADAEAPYVLALSARAPGTLKAVAERYLPLLTGADAPAVRDVTYTAGALRSHHAHRLAAVGATNAELAERLRAFLAGDVDPWLLQGQLANDVQPEVVFVFPGQGSQWHGMARQLLNQAPVFRQSLEQAETAFRPYVDWSLLDLLASDDTAWLERIDCVQPVLCAIQIALAALWRSWGVEPIAVVGHSMGEIAAAAVAGALSLDDAARIICTRSRLLRRLSGQGAMASVELSLEAAQAAIGNYGDRVAVAVSNSSRSTVLAGDPGALDEILAGLEGEGVFCRRVKVDVASHSPQMDPLLPELRQLLALVRPTPGALPFFSTVERRFLGGGELDAAYWARNLREPVHFSAAIGQLAANGPTIFLELSPHPILQPAIEGELRERGLRGGALASLRRSEAEVQALKTTLASLYIKGYAVDWRRVYAMAGRPVRLPSYPWQRQRYWVESDAVRPRGRVPAHGGHPLLGRHMRAAGAPATHYWEQTINSELLPYLSDHRVEGMVVVPGAAYVEMGLAAARAVWADTRYRLGDVRFKQMLSLRPDEIRVVQVALRESGDTAMFQIFSRSAENESWQEHATGEVVRGGLPVLDVPESFDAVATRCDKTMSAATYYAQLAEQGLEYGPAFQGITELRLGDGEVLARIVAPADIQADYGAYELHPALLDACFQSFVALDPHRNGAEPAVTLPVGVRRIQALRKPQAAEPLWVHTRLSTAAPTADVSFEGDLLLLDQSGQPVMRVEGLQVKVLEARAAGDDHIDSWMYTLQWEAQVRPAFDAALAPWSNGAAGGWLIFSDQTPVARDLAAALEAHGQHPVLVAPGERFQALGGRRYEINPHDHKAYKQLLKEAFGGANAPCRGIVYLWGGKSGRDAEASLDALLSAQDFTATAPLFLLQAIGYAGWRDYPRLWIITRGADAASPNEAVAVAQTPLTGLSNVISHEFAQLECVRIDLSAAPGLDEASELFNEICCGKDDRVALRPDQRFVARLSRGLGVDGSAEQPRTLARAGDQPFGLDASPPGSLDRLAIRAMARQPIGPDDIEIKVRAWGLNFRDVLTALGAIPGNSSEIEGVSSLRECAGTIVALGANVTGFTVGQEVVGWFKSLTVSHSISTQNLIVAKPDHLTLEQAAALPFAILTAYYSLVVTGRLSKGERVLIHSATGGVGLAAIQIAQHVGAEIFATAGSPEKRALLRELGVSHVMNSRSLDFADEVREVTNGEGIDVVLNSLAGDYIKESLNLLRHRGRFIEIGKRDYYEDNKLGMRPFLKNLTFSLVDLDTLREEPEMIGAIFREAMALFAGDSLLTRHCRVFSMGQVADAYRMMAQARHIGKIVIRIDDDEELPIVAARPAAAAWDAGTYLITGGLGGLGIAVARWLVERGVRHLVLLGRSRPGAAASAAVEDLRALGATVRVSQADVAQPAALAALFDDIDATMPPLRGVIHAAGVLDDGVLLQLTPERFKTVMDPKVTGSWNLHILTRDRALDHFILFSSAAATLGSPGQGNYAAANAFLDGLAHYRRAQGLPALAINWGPWADVGLAAAQANRGERIAYRGMKSMTPAEGLAALERLIRANPVQANVLPFNLRQWLQYYPKAAASSLFRRLVEELDQSASEQPAQTRLRPLLEESPPEQRLAIMETHVAKLVQQVLRIPTSALDSQTPLGSVGLDSLMALELRNLLEDSVGLSFPVTLIWNHQSIAALSSHLIERMQISLAPTEEPDDPASADLAAAPELEDSDDLAALLSAIGELSMDELQHALDIEPLAQGEIDE